Genomic window (Rhodohalobacter sp. SW132):
CTGCGGCCGTTGCTGTTTATGCAGAACGCAGAGTAGCCGCATTTATCCAGAACCGGGTAGGACCAAATCGTGTGGGTCCGCTTGGACTGCTACAACCGATCGCTGATGTTGTTAAGCTCTTATTGAAAGAAGATGTAACTCCAAACAACAGTTATCGCTTAATACACACCGTAGCACCGATTATTCCCGTTATCACCGCTTTGATGACGGTTGCTGTCATTCCATTTGGAGAAGGCATTTATGCTGTAGACATCAACGCCGGCGTGCTATATCTGCTGGCAGTGGCCTCTCTCGGGGTTTATGGAGTTACGCTTGCAGGATGGGCATCTAACAGTAAATATTCCCTGCTTGGCGGATTACGGGCTGCTGCACAGATGATCAGCTACGAACTTCCGCTGGGAATGGCCGTGGCATCCGTTGTTATTTTTGTTGGGTCACTCAGCGTTGTGGACATTGCTGCTGCGCAGGAAAACTGGTGGTTTGTCTTTCTGAATCCAATCGGCGCTATCATTTTCATCGTGGCGGCATTTGCGGAAAGTAATCGTACCCCGTTCGACCTGGTTGAGGCAGAACAGGAGCTTGTAGGTGGATTTCACACCGAATATAGTTCTATGAAATTCGGGATGTTTTTCCTCGCAGAATACATGCACGTTGTGATTAACTCCATGTTGATGGTTACCTTCTTTTTTGGTTCCTACCACCTACCGTTTGCTGGATACTGGCTGCCTGAACTTCCAACCGTAGCAAAAGCCATTCTCGATATTTCAGTCTTTACCGGAAAAACCGCGTTTTTTGTATTCTTCTTTATATGGGTTCGCTGGACTATTCCAAGGTTTAAATTTAACCAGGTGATGAAACTTGGCTGGAGCAAACTGTTGCCGCTGAGCATTATTAACTTTATTGTGATCGCAGGAATTCTCTATTTGATTTACGCCTGATCCTGCTCACCATTTTTCATAAAAAGCCGCGGATATTCATTCGCGGCTTTTTTTTTATCCACTACCCAAGTCTTCAGCAAACCATTTACAGCCGGTTGTGCATACTCTCCTTGCTGATTAAATCACCGAATCCCGCAGATGAACTGCTGTTCAAATATCACAACTCAGCAAAACTCTGCGCGGTACTCTGCACAAATCTTCAAGAATAAAAAAATCAAAATCATTTATATCTTCGCATTATCTTTAATTCTATGCCGAATCCCCGATTACATCAAACTGAAAGAAGAAAAAGAGAGCGAAGGTTAACAGCCATTCTCTATTTAATTTCCATCGCTGTGATGTTTACATCGATTCTGATTATTTTTGGCATCTGGTTATGGATGATGCCGCCATCCGTTATTCCGCAGGACAATCATGATTTTAACAATCAGGATATTCAAATGAGTGAGCAGATCAGACAGGATGTTGTACATCTTGCCGACTCGATTGGAGAGCGCAACATGCATACTCCGGGTTCCATGGATTCAGCCAGGGCGTACATCAGCCGGCGTTTTAATTCCTTAGGCTACAACGTTGAAGAACATCACTACACCCTCCGCCGGGGAATCTATTCGGGGCGATCTGCTACAAACCTGATCGCAGAGATCCCGGGATCCGGTAATTCAGATGAAATTATCGTTATCGGGGCGCATTACGATACCGTTTCGGGTTCACCCGGTGCTAATGATAATGCCAGCGGCATAGCTGTATTGCTGGCCACAGCGGATCAAATGAAAGATTATCGTCCATACCGAACGATTCGTTTTGTGGCATTTGCCAATGAAGAGCCGCCATTTTTCCAAACTGCGGATATGGGAAGCTACGCCTACGCTAAGCGAAGCGCAGAACGTGGTGAAGCCATACGCGGAATGATCGCTCTCGACGGCCTCGGTTACTTCGATAACTCGCCCGGCTCGCAATCCTACCCCCTGCCCGGCCTTGGCTTCGCATACAGTAAACGCGCGACCTTCATCGGCCTTGTGACACGCCTTGGAGATTTAAACCTGTTACGAAGCGTTTCTGCCGGTTTTAAGGAGAGCGGAGCTATTGCCACCGAATCTGCCGCACTGCCCGGATTTTTGCCCGGCGTTAACTGGTCGGATCACTGGTCATTCTGGCAGCACGGCTATCCCGGCCTGCTCATAACCGATACGCTGCCATTCCGTGATCCACACTATCACTCTCCGTATGATACGCCAGGCCGCCTCGATTATGAAAATATGGCCCGAATTTCATCAGCACTGACGCTTGCCGTCCAGAATCTCGCTGACAGCGATACAGAATAGGCGTACACCTCTACCCTTCTCGAAACTAAAACTTTTTCAGTATTTTGAAATATTCTCTGAATATCAAAACAACGTTCGAATGAAAATTACAGAAACCTGCCTTTATGCTGATGATCTGGAGAAAGCAGAATCATTCTATTCTGGTGTGATGAAATTTGATCTTATCCAAAAAGAGAAGCAACGTCACCTGTTTTATCGCTGTGAAAATGGAATGTTACTGATATTTGATCCCAACTCTACACTCCGGGAAAGCAGTGATGGCAGCAAAAATCCGGTACCGCGTCACGGAGCCACCGGGAGTGGTCATATTGCATTTACGGTATCCCCTGAAAACTACAGTAACTGGAAAGGCCGCCTGCAGAAACAGAACATTGAAATTGAATCGGAAATCAAGTGGCCGGGCGGTTCTGAATCGTTCTACTTCCGGGATCCTTCCGGCAACAGCCTGGAAATCATAAAAGGTGATATGTGGGATTTAAACTGAGATTAAGTGCCAAAAACAGTACATTAGGCAGATAAATTTAATAAAAAGCGATTTATATTTTATGGAGACCGGTGAGTTAAACGATGCGTATGGAATTGTAGTGGGCAGAGTCGAAGAGTGGATTACCACTTTTTTTGAACTGCTGCCTAACATGGTCGTGGCTATATTTGTTCTGATCTTGTTTTACGTGCTGGGCCGGATTGCGAGGCGAGCTGTATCCAATCTTTTTTCAAAAGTTACTGATAATAAAACCATTACCAGTCTTCTTGAAACAATCATAGGTATCTCGATCGTCGGTATCGGGGTGTTTATTGCGCTGAGTGTTTTGCAGCTCGATGGTGCGGTAACATCACTCCTTGCCGGTGCCGGTATTATCGGTCTTGCACTTGGTTTTGCATTTCAGGATATCGCCTCGAACTTTATCTCCGGAGTGATTCTATCCATTCGCCATCCATTTGGAATTGGTGATATCATCCAGACGAACGATTTTTACGGTACGGTACAAAAGCTGAACCTTCGCAATACAATCATGAAAACTGTAACCGGACAAATTGTATATCTGCCGAATAAAAAGGTTTTCGAAAATCCGCTGGAAAATTTCACCTCAACCGGGTTGCGCCGTATCGACCTTTCGTGCGGAGTTTCCTACGGAGACGATCTTGAAAAAGCAAAACAAGTGGCCGTCGAGGCAATCGATAAAGTAGATAGCGTTCTATCCGACAAGGGTATTGAATTTTACTACGATGAATTTGGTGACAGCTCCATAAATTTTAAACTTCGCTTTTGGGTAACTTTTGTAACAAATCCCGATTTCTGGTCCGTGCGAAGTGAAGCGATAATCGCACTCACCAAAGCGTTTGATGAGAACGATATTATGATTCCTTTCCCCATCCGCACACTCGATTTTGGTATTCGGGGCGGAGAGAAACTGAATACCATGATCAGCACATCAAAAGACGGAAACCCGAGCGGAGGTACTACTTCCGAAGACCGGGGATAGT
Coding sequences:
- the nuoH gene encoding NADH-quinone oxidoreductase subunit NuoH, producing the protein MAEVTVTSYIILGTALFMLLNSAAVAVYAERRVAAFIQNRVGPNRVGPLGLLQPIADVVKLLLKEDVTPNNSYRLIHTVAPIIPVITALMTVAVIPFGEGIYAVDINAGVLYLLAVASLGVYGVTLAGWASNSKYSLLGGLRAAAQMISYELPLGMAVASVVIFVGSLSVVDIAAAQENWWFVFLNPIGAIIFIVAAFAESNRTPFDLVEAEQELVGGFHTEYSSMKFGMFFLAEYMHVVINSMLMVTFFFGSYHLPFAGYWLPELPTVAKAILDISVFTGKTAFFVFFFIWVRWTIPRFKFNQVMKLGWSKLLPLSIINFIVIAGILYLIYA
- a CDS encoding M28 family peptidase; protein product: MPNPRLHQTERRKRERRLTAILYLISIAVMFTSILIIFGIWLWMMPPSVIPQDNHDFNNQDIQMSEQIRQDVVHLADSIGERNMHTPGSMDSARAYISRRFNSLGYNVEEHHYTLRRGIYSGRSATNLIAEIPGSGNSDEIIVIGAHYDTVSGSPGANDNASGIAVLLATADQMKDYRPYRTIRFVAFANEEPPFFQTADMGSYAYAKRSAERGEAIRGMIALDGLGYFDNSPGSQSYPLPGLGFAYSKRATFIGLVTRLGDLNLLRSVSAGFKESGAIATESAALPGFLPGVNWSDHWSFWQHGYPGLLITDTLPFRDPHYHSPYDTPGRLDYENMARISSALTLAVQNLADSDTE
- a CDS encoding VOC family protein; the protein is MKITETCLYADDLEKAESFYSGVMKFDLIQKEKQRHLFYRCENGMLLIFDPNSTLRESSDGSKNPVPRHGATGSGHIAFTVSPENYSNWKGRLQKQNIEIESEIKWPGGSESFYFRDPSGNSLEIIKGDMWDLN
- a CDS encoding mechanosensitive ion channel family protein; this encodes METGELNDAYGIVVGRVEEWITTFFELLPNMVVAIFVLILFYVLGRIARRAVSNLFSKVTDNKTITSLLETIIGISIVGIGVFIALSVLQLDGAVTSLLAGAGIIGLALGFAFQDIASNFISGVILSIRHPFGIGDIIQTNDFYGTVQKLNLRNTIMKTVTGQIVYLPNKKVFENPLENFTSTGLRRIDLSCGVSYGDDLEKAKQVAVEAIDKVDSVLSDKGIEFYYDEFGDSSINFKLRFWVTFVTNPDFWSVRSEAIIALTKAFDENDIMIPFPIRTLDFGIRGGEKLNTMISTSKDGNPSGGTTSEDRG